One stretch of Candidatus Methylomirabilota bacterium DNA includes these proteins:
- a CDS encoding enoyl-CoA hydratase-related protein: protein MSGPTSLTVHRAGATVWCTLDRPPLNLLEPGLIRALRETFGTLAADRATRVAIVTGAGRAFTAGMDVAILRDLDVAGARDLIAALHDAIDAVHRAPFPVIAAINGPCLGAGFELALACDLRVAAAGAPLGLPEVRVGVPSVIQAALLPPLVGPGRAAELLLTGEPVAAERAREWGLVNEVVPAERVRAAAEALAAKIVACGPEAVRLQKALLVRWRETDLASAVRCGIDAFAAAYATAEPREGMRAYLEKRAPGWRSRS, encoded by the coding sequence GTGTCGGGCCCGACATCCCTCACGGTCCACCGGGCGGGCGCGACCGTCTGGTGCACGCTCGACCGGCCGCCCCTCAACCTCCTCGAGCCCGGCCTGATCCGCGCGCTCCGCGAGACCTTCGGGACCCTCGCCGCCGACCGCGCCACGCGCGTCGCCATCGTGACCGGCGCCGGGCGCGCCTTCACGGCGGGGATGGACGTGGCGATCCTGCGCGACCTGGACGTGGCCGGCGCGCGCGATCTGATCGCGGCGCTCCACGACGCGATCGACGCCGTGCACCGCGCGCCGTTCCCGGTGATCGCCGCGATCAACGGGCCGTGCCTCGGCGCCGGCTTCGAGCTGGCGCTCGCGTGCGACCTGCGCGTCGCCGCCGCCGGCGCCCCGCTCGGCCTGCCCGAGGTGCGCGTCGGCGTGCCGTCGGTGATCCAGGCCGCGCTCCTGCCGCCGCTCGTCGGGCCGGGGCGCGCGGCGGAGCTGCTCCTCACGGGCGAGCCGGTCGCAGCCGAGCGCGCGCGGGAGTGGGGGCTCGTGAACGAGGTCGTGCCCGCCGAGCGCGTCCGCGCCGCCGCCGAGGCGCTCGCGGCGAAGATCGTCGCGTGCGGGCCGGAGGCCGTGCGCCTGCAGAAGGCGCTGCTCGTGCGCTGGCGCGAGACCGACCTCGCGAGCGCCGTGCGCTGCGGGATCGACGCGTTCGCCGCCGCCTACGCGACCGCCGAGCCGCGCGAGGGGATGCGCGCCTACCTCGAGAAGCGCGCGCCGGGCTGGAGGAGCCGGTCCTGA
- a CDS encoding rhodanese-like domain-containing protein gives MDGITPQELKARVDRSDCPLLLDVRQDWETKLCRLPNATHIPIEEIEVRTDELNPEDEIVVYCHQGVRSAAVVEYLRSLGFKNVRNLAGGLDNWARTVDPSMRRY, from the coding sequence ATGGACGGGATCACGCCGCAGGAGCTGAAGGCCCGCGTCGACCGGAGCGACTGCCCGCTCCTGCTCGACGTGCGCCAGGACTGGGAGACCAAGCTCTGCCGGCTCCCGAACGCGACGCACATCCCGATCGAGGAGATCGAGGTGCGGACCGACGAGCTGAATCCCGAGGACGAGATCGTGGTCTACTGCCACCAGGGCGTGCGGAGCGCGGCGGTCGTGGAGTACCTGCGCTCCCTCGGCTTCAAGAACGTGAGGAACCTCGCGGGCGGCCTCGACAACTGGGCCCGCACCGTCGATCCCTCGATGCGCCGCTACTAA
- a CDS encoding alpha/beta fold hydrolase, translating to MPEIRLRGGEVDGLGLHYVVEGRGPAVVLLHGLGGFAESWRHNLAPLARRATVYALDLPGFGTSAKPRTHYRLADFARALHGFVEVLGVGQASLVGHSLGAAVAVTYALTRPARVDRLALIGGVVPGFSYSPAWIYRLVALPGVGEALSLVASAALFKAALARCFHRPVRAEVDFFVEHEYAARTAPDARHAYLATLRHVRADFETRRDDYRRALATLEPPVLLIHGRQDRVAPAVHCVEVAEALPNAATRWVDDCGHFPQIEHAEQVNGWLVEFLAARPAPR from the coding sequence GTCGAGGGACGCGGCCCTGCCGTCGTGCTCCTGCACGGACTCGGCGGGTTCGCCGAATCGTGGCGGCACAACCTCGCGCCGCTCGCCCGCCGCGCGACGGTCTACGCCCTCGACCTCCCCGGCTTCGGGACGTCGGCGAAGCCGCGCACGCACTACCGCCTCGCCGACTTCGCCCGCGCGCTGCACGGCTTCGTCGAGGTGCTCGGCGTCGGGCAGGCCTCGCTGGTGGGCCACTCGCTCGGCGCCGCCGTCGCGGTCACCTACGCGCTGACGCGCCCGGCGCGCGTCGACCGGCTCGCGCTCATCGGCGGCGTCGTCCCGGGCTTCTCGTACAGCCCCGCGTGGATCTACCGGCTCGTCGCGCTCCCGGGCGTCGGCGAGGCGCTCTCGCTCGTCGCCTCGGCCGCCCTCTTCAAGGCGGCGCTCGCGCGCTGCTTCCACCGGCCCGTGCGCGCGGAGGTGGACTTCTTCGTCGAGCACGAGTACGCGGCCCGGACCGCGCCCGACGCGCGCCACGCGTACCTCGCGACCCTCCGTCACGTGCGCGCGGACTTCGAGACCCGCCGCGACGACTACCGCCGCGCGCTCGCCACGCTCGAGCCCCCCGTCCTCCTGATCCACGGCCGTCAGGATCGTGTCGCGCCGGCGGTGCACTGCGTCGAGGTCGCGGAGGCGCTGCCGAACGCCGCGACGCGCTGGGTGGACGACTGCGGCCACTTCCCGCAGATCGAGCACGCCGAGCAGGTGAACGGCTGGCTCGTGGAGTTCCTCGCGGCGCGCCCGGCGCCGCGCTGA